The DNA sequence TGGACTGCTGTTTTATGCCTGGTCAGGCTGGCTCCTGGATCAAAAGCGAAAACGCCTGGTTCATCCCCTGCAAGCTCCATAAATATTTGCAGGGGTATATGCTATGGATGCTCTAAAAAACAGTTTCGCGCTCCCGACAGCTCACTGAGTGCCGGTGAGATAAACAAAATCTCTCCATGTAAATGGCAGAAATTAAAGAAGCCCCCGATTCAACACATTGATATAATGGGACACAGCAGCTGCTGCGAGACCTCCTTCAGGCGCTTCCGCCATTTGCAGGCCTTGTTTTTCCCATCTCAGCTTTTCCCGCTTTGCAATAAGGATCTGCTGCTGCGCCATGCTTTTTAGCATGGCGCTTTTTATAGTGTCCGGCCGATCTTTGGCCCGGGCTGAAAGGATATTGTCTTCGATTCCGAGCATAAAGAACAGGTGCCGCTGCCGGATCCTTTTTAGATAAACAAGCGCACCTTCCTCCAGGGTGAAAGTCCTTACATCAGAAAAGAGAAGCAATAAGCTCCTTTTGTTCTGGACAGACTGCAAATATTGAAAGGCACCGCTATAATTGGATTCTGCAGCGTCCGCCTGTATCGAATACAAAGCTTTCAGGATGAAGTTTAAGTGCTGCATCCCTTTTGAAGGCGGTACATACGATTGAATGTCTTTTGAAAAAGCAAGGACGGAAACATAATCACCGTTTTTGAGCGCCGCGGCTGCGGTAGTCATTGCCGCTTCCAGCGCCTTTTCAAGCCTGTTGCCCGTTTCCAGCTCCGCACCCATGATCCTGCCGCAGTCAATCATAATGGTGACATATTTTCCGTGCTCCGGCTCATGGACATTGG is a window from the Bacillus infantis NRRL B-14911 genome containing:
- a CDS encoding DUF58 domain-containing protein; this encodes MFILSLALAAAAAIWGVPWKLAAGLNIGFLLLSFADLAFLPKSSQIRLKRRVPEEMERGLPADVGIEIENHSQLPLTLRIIDDLSDSFARPFPLKRKLAGNTRGTVQYETAASIRGHYTLNRIYIRCSSFLGLWEKQMVKEAESQVKVIPDLTETRRYLENAQSYLLYEGEKIRRQQSGAGEFSKIRAYAPGDDPRKINWRQTAKLQEVMANVHEPEHGKYVTIMIDCGRIMGAELETGNRLEKALEAAMTTAAAALKNGDYVSVLAFSKDIQSYVPPSKGMQHLNFILKALYSIQADAAESNYSGAFQYLQSVQNKRSLLLLFSDVRTFTLEEGALVYLKRIRQRHLFFMLGIEDNILSARAKDRPDTIKSAMLKSMAQQQILIAKREKLRWEKQGLQMAEAPEGGLAAAAVSHYINVLNRGLL